The following proteins are co-located in the Thermus thermophilus HB8 genome:
- a CDS encoding divergent PAP2 family protein → MELLANAVFWTAVLANLTAQTLKLLLYYFLEGRFQWHRFLDTGGMPSTHSATVSALAVSVGLREGFDTSLFAVAAVFAFIVMYDAAGIRRAAGLHAQLLNQLMEELGQVIRLGPQRGPLKELLGHTYLEVAVGALIGGLVALGAYRLFPAA, encoded by the coding sequence ATGGAGCTTCTGGCTAACGCCGTTTTCTGGACGGCGGTCCTCGCCAACCTCACCGCCCAGACCCTCAAGCTCCTCCTCTACTACTTCCTGGAGGGGCGCTTCCAGTGGCACCGCTTCCTGGACACCGGGGGGATGCCCTCCACCCACTCCGCCACGGTGAGCGCCCTCGCGGTGAGCGTGGGCCTCAGGGAAGGGTTTGACACCAGCCTCTTCGCCGTGGCCGCCGTCTTCGCCTTCATCGTCATGTACGACGCCGCCGGGATCCGCCGGGCGGCGGGGCTTCACGCCCAGCTCCTCAACCAGCTCATGGAGGAGCTCGGCCAGGTGATCCGCCTGGGTCCCCAGCGGGGCCCCCTGAAGGAGCTTTTGGGGCACACCTACCTGGAGGTGGCGGTGGGGGCCCTGATCGGGGGGCTTGTGGCCCTTGGGGCCTATCGGCTCTTTCCCGCGGCGTAA
- a CDS encoding methyltransferase domain-containing protein: MPKDWDAFYRNAPEDRPPAFVVRAYGPFVPQGPVLDLAGGLGRNARYFLQRGHPVVLVERSREALRRLSGTPGLTLVALDLEGADAPQSLPQGPFAGIVMAYYVNRPLLQGLAPLLLPGGLVLVEGFSRKEALRRGRPHSPFYWEGEELLTPPPGLALRAFGEGWMEGYRVYAVYLRP, encoded by the coding sequence ATGCCTAAGGACTGGGACGCCTTCTACCGCAACGCCCCGGAAGACCGCCCCCCGGCCTTCGTGGTGCGGGCCTACGGCCCCTTCGTCCCCCAGGGTCCCGTGTTGGACCTGGCGGGGGGCCTGGGGCGGAACGCCCGTTACTTCCTGCAAAGGGGCCACCCCGTGGTCCTGGTGGAAAGGAGCCGGGAAGCCCTAAGGCGGCTTTCGGGCACGCCGGGCCTTACCCTGGTGGCCCTGGACCTGGAAGGGGCGGACGCCCCCCAAAGCCTCCCCCAGGGGCCCTTCGCCGGGATCGTGATGGCCTACTACGTGAACCGCCCCCTCCTCCAAGGCCTCGCCCCCCTCCTCCTCCCCGGGGGGCTGGTGCTTGTGGAGGGCTTCTCCCGGAAGGAGGCCCTGAGGCGGGGAAGGCCCCATAGTCCCTTCTACTGGGAAGGGGAAGAACTCCTCACCCCTCCCCCGGGCCTGGCCTTAAGGGCCTTTGGGGAGGGGTGGATGGAAGGGTACCGGGTCTACGCCGTCTACCTCAGGCCTTGA
- a CDS encoding (Fe-S)-binding protein: MLTLAEKILFILLAAGSLYYAYTGFRRVYLAIRRGRPEERFDRLPERVGRALWLVLTQQTVFKRRPLVSLLHAFVFYGFVYYLLVNLVDFLEGFFGLHARGGIWNAYNIVADLLTFLILVGILGLMLRRYLLAPRDFTWNPNVPLHEKARAGIARDSAIVGAFIAFHVGSRLLSKAFQLAGEGPDPFQPVASALAGALSGLPPALLTFGEHFFWWGALGSILLFLPYFPRSKHIHLFMAPINLAFRKEVPGALTPLDFEKEEEKFGAEKLEDLSWKRLLDAYACIMCNRCQEACPAYATGKALSPAAILISERYELNEILPRFAQGEESPRPLMDFALNEEALWACTTCLACVEVCPVGNEPMLHILDVRRAKVLMEGSFPQELNNAFRGMERSGNPWGIGQDKRLDWAEGLNVPTVEEKPHPEVLYWVGCAPSYDPRAQKIARSMVEILNASGVDWAVLGRREKCTGDAARRAGNEYLFFQLATENVETLNEVAPKTIVTTCPHCFHTLKNEYKDFGGHYRVVHHTEFIAELLRKGKIRVEEETRKVVFHDPCYLGRHNGVYEAPREVLKGVGFALTEPPRSRERSFCCGAGGAQFWKEEEPGAMRVSENRYKELKGTGAEVIATGCPFCMAMMNVEVAQDEKPLEVLDIAELVARGLKA; the protein is encoded by the coding sequence ATGCTGACCTTAGCGGAGAAAATCCTCTTTATCCTCCTCGCCGCGGGAAGCCTTTATTACGCCTACACGGGCTTCCGCCGGGTCTACCTCGCCATAAGGCGGGGCCGGCCCGAGGAGCGGTTTGACCGCCTGCCCGAGCGGGTCGGGCGGGCCCTCTGGCTCGTCCTCACCCAGCAGACCGTGTTCAAGAGGAGGCCCCTCGTCTCCCTCCTCCACGCCTTCGTCTTTTACGGCTTCGTCTACTACCTCCTCGTGAACCTCGTGGACTTTCTGGAGGGTTTCTTCGGCCTCCACGCCCGGGGAGGCATTTGGAATGCATACAATATCGTGGCCGACCTCCTCACCTTCCTGATCCTCGTGGGGATCCTGGGCCTGATGCTCAGGCGCTACCTCCTCGCCCCCAGGGACTTCACCTGGAACCCCAACGTCCCCCTGCACGAGAAGGCGCGGGCGGGCATCGCCCGGGACTCGGCCATCGTGGGGGCCTTCATCGCCTTCCACGTGGGAAGCCGCCTCCTCTCCAAGGCCTTCCAGCTTGCGGGTGAAGGCCCGGACCCCTTCCAGCCCGTGGCGAGCGCCCTCGCCGGGGCGCTTTCCGGCCTTCCCCCCGCCCTCCTCACCTTCGGCGAGCACTTCTTCTGGTGGGGCGCCCTGGGCTCCATCCTCCTCTTCCTCCCCTACTTCCCCCGCTCCAAGCACATCCACCTCTTCATGGCCCCCATCAACCTGGCCTTCCGCAAGGAGGTTCCGGGGGCCCTCACGCCCCTGGACTTTGAGAAGGAGGAGGAGAAGTTCGGGGCGGAGAAGCTGGAGGACCTCTCCTGGAAGCGGCTCCTTGACGCCTACGCCTGCATCATGTGCAACCGCTGCCAGGAGGCCTGCCCCGCCTACGCCACGGGAAAGGCCCTAAGCCCGGCCGCCATCCTCATCTCCGAGCGCTACGAGCTGAACGAGATCCTCCCCCGGTTCGCCCAGGGCGAGGAAAGCCCCAGGCCCCTCATGGACTTCGCCCTGAACGAGGAGGCCCTCTGGGCCTGCACCACCTGCCTGGCCTGCGTGGAGGTCTGCCCCGTGGGCAACGAGCCCATGCTCCACATCCTGGACGTGCGCCGGGCCAAGGTCCTCATGGAGGGGAGCTTCCCCCAGGAGCTCAACAACGCCTTCCGGGGCATGGAGCGCTCGGGGAACCCCTGGGGCATCGGCCAGGACAAGCGCCTGGACTGGGCGGAAGGGCTCAACGTCCCCACGGTGGAGGAGAAGCCCCACCCCGAGGTCCTCTACTGGGTGGGGTGCGCCCCGAGCTACGACCCCCGGGCCCAGAAGATCGCCCGCAGCATGGTGGAGATCCTGAACGCCAGCGGGGTGGACTGGGCCGTCCTGGGCAGGCGGGAAAAGTGCACCGGGGACGCCGCCAGGCGCGCGGGCAACGAGTACCTCTTCTTCCAGCTCGCCACGGAGAACGTGGAGACCCTGAACGAGGTGGCCCCCAAGACCATCGTCACCACCTGCCCCCACTGCTTCCACACCCTGAAGAACGAGTACAAGGACTTCGGCGGCCACTACCGGGTGGTCCACCACACGGAGTTCATCGCCGAGCTCTTGCGTAAGGGGAAGATCCGGGTGGAGGAGGAAACCCGCAAGGTGGTCTTCCACGACCCCTGCTACCTGGGCCGCCACAACGGGGTCTACGAGGCCCCGCGCGAGGTGCTGAAGGGGGTGGGCTTCGCCCTCACCGAGCCTCCCCGGAGCCGGGAGAGGAGCTTCTGCTGCGGGGCGGGCGGGGCCCAGTTCTGGAAGGAGGAGGAGCCCGGGGCCATGCGTGTTTCCGAGAACCGCTATAAGGAGCTCAAGGGAACGGGGGCGGAGGTCATCGCCACGGGGTGCCCCTTCTGCATGGCCATGATGAACGTGGAGGTGGCCCAGGACGAGAAGCCCCTCGAGGTCCTGGACATCGCCGAGCTCGTGGCCCGGGGCCTCAAGGCCTGA
- the nusB gene encoding transcription antitermination factor NusB, whose protein sequence is MRRRARELAMRALFAHTVGGMGLEEAFQHALEEMGGEEEGYAEPLDQEGVAFARRLLSGYKAHQEEVDRVLEETVEGWDFRQMAKTDLAVLRLAVYEMLYEPTPFEPLIEVAVKIANRYGGEHSGSFVNGVLARVYRRVAAGELKTVAKEA, encoded by the coding sequence ATGCGCAGGCGGGCTAGGGAGCTGGCCATGCGGGCCCTCTTCGCCCACACCGTGGGGGGGATGGGGCTGGAAGAGGCCTTCCAGCACGCCCTGGAGGAGATGGGCGGGGAGGAGGAGGGGTACGCCGAGCCCCTGGACCAGGAGGGGGTGGCCTTCGCCCGGCGCCTCCTCTCGGGGTACAAGGCCCACCAGGAGGAGGTGGACCGGGTGCTCGAGGAGACGGTGGAGGGCTGGGACTTCCGCCAGATGGCCAAGACGGACCTGGCCGTGCTGCGCCTGGCCGTCTACGAGATGCTCTACGAACCCACGCCCTTTGAGCCCTTGATTGAGGTGGCGGTGAAGATCGCCAACCGCTACGGCGGCGAGCACTCGGGGAGCTTCGTCAACGGGGTCCTCGCCCGGGTCTACCGCCGGGTGGCGGCCGGGGAGCTGAAGACGGTGGCCAAGGAGGCTTAG
- a CDS encoding bifunctional methylenetetrahydrofolate dehydrogenase/methenyltetrahydrofolate cyclohydrolase yields MAAQVLSGHEAAEAVYEEIRARLRSLSFTPSLRVIRLGEDPASVAYVRLKDKRARALGYRSQVEVYPEDLPEEALLERIAALNADEEVDGILVQLPLPPHIRTQRVLEAIHPLKDVDGFHPLNVGRLWSGGKGLFPCTPLGVVRLLKHYGVDLRGKEVVVVGRSNIVGKPLAGLLLREDATVTLAHSKTQDLPEVTRRAQVLVVAVGRPHLVRKEWVREGAIVVDVGVNRVEGRLLGDVHPEVAEVAFALTPVPGGVGPMTVAMLMGNTLEAALLRRHGASG; encoded by the coding sequence GTGGCGGCCCAGGTGCTTTCGGGACACGAGGCGGCGGAGGCGGTCTACGAGGAGATCCGCGCCCGGCTACGTAGCCTTTCCTTCACGCCATCCCTGCGGGTGATCCGGCTCGGGGAGGACCCGGCCTCGGTGGCCTACGTGCGGCTTAAGGACAAGCGGGCGCGGGCTTTGGGGTACCGAAGCCAGGTGGAGGTCTACCCGGAGGACCTCCCCGAGGAGGCCCTTCTGGAAAGGATCGCCGCCCTCAACGCCGACGAGGAGGTGGACGGGATCCTGGTCCAGCTTCCCCTCCCCCCGCACATCCGCACCCAGCGGGTCCTCGAGGCCATCCACCCCTTGAAGGACGTGGACGGTTTCCACCCCCTGAACGTGGGGCGGCTTTGGAGCGGGGGAAAGGGGCTTTTCCCCTGCACCCCCCTAGGGGTGGTCCGTCTCCTCAAGCACTACGGGGTGGACCTTAGGGGCAAGGAGGTGGTGGTGGTGGGGCGGTCCAACATCGTGGGAAAGCCCCTGGCGGGGCTTCTTCTGCGGGAGGACGCCACCGTGACCCTGGCCCACTCCAAGACCCAGGACCTGCCCGAGGTCACCCGGAGGGCCCAGGTCCTGGTGGTGGCCGTGGGCCGGCCCCACCTGGTGCGGAAGGAGTGGGTGCGGGAGGGGGCCATCGTGGTGGACGTGGGCGTGAACCGCGTGGAGGGGAGGCTTCTCGGCGACGTGCACCCCGAGGTGGCCGAGGTGGCCTTCGCCCTCACCCCCGTGCCGGGCGGGGTGGGGCCCATGACCGTGGCCATGCTCATGGGGAACACCCTCGAGGCCGCCCTCTTGAGGCGCCATGGAGCTTCTGGCTAA